A window of Amycolatopsis australiensis contains these coding sequences:
- the htpG gene encoding molecular chaperone HtpG, whose protein sequence is MTTPIETLEFQSEARQLLQLMIHSIYSNKDTFLRELVSNASDALDKLRLESYRDKDLGADTSDLHITIETDPAERTLTVRDNGIGMTRDEVVALIGTIAKSGTADFLTKLKEAKDAAASQDLIGQFGVGFYASFMVADKVTLVTRKAGTSEGVRWESTGEGTYTIQPVEDAPQGTAVTLHLKPEDTDDHLYDYTSAAKIREIVKRYSDFITWPIRMQGEGDEAETVNSMKALWARSSSEVSEDEYHEFYKHISHDWQDPLETIRLQAEGTFEYQALLFLPSRAPMDLFLRERKRGVQLYVKRVFIMDDCESLVPEYLRFVKGVVDAQDLSLNVSREILQQDRQIQLIRRRLVKKVLSTVKTMMTADAEKYATFWREFGRAVKEGLLDDFENREAILEIASFASTHDAEKPTSLRDYVSRMKEGQEHIYYMTGESRSAIENSPHMEAFRAKGYEVLVLTDPIDEMWVDAVPAFDGKQFQSIAKGQVDLESEEDKKATEVAREQQKKDFESLLTWMAKALDEDVKEVRLSSRLTTSPACIVGDTHDLTPTLEKMYRAMGQELPPIKRILELNPDHALVKGLREAHASRPDDEGLAETAELLYGMALLAEGGELADPSRFIKLLAGRLEKTL, encoded by the coding sequence GTGACCACCCCGATCGAGACGCTGGAGTTCCAGTCGGAAGCCCGTCAGCTCCTCCAGCTGATGATCCATTCGATCTACTCGAACAAGGACACCTTCCTGCGCGAGCTCGTGTCCAACGCCTCCGACGCCCTCGACAAGCTGCGGCTGGAGTCGTACCGCGACAAGGACCTCGGCGCCGACACGTCCGACCTGCACATCACCATCGAGACGGATCCGGCCGAGCGGACCCTGACGGTGCGGGACAACGGCATCGGCATGACGCGGGACGAGGTGGTCGCCCTGATCGGCACGATCGCCAAGTCCGGCACCGCCGACTTCCTGACCAAGCTCAAGGAGGCGAAGGACGCGGCGGCGTCGCAGGACCTCATCGGCCAGTTCGGCGTCGGGTTCTACGCGAGCTTCATGGTCGCGGACAAGGTCACCCTCGTGACGCGCAAGGCCGGCACGAGCGAAGGCGTCCGCTGGGAGTCCACCGGCGAGGGCACGTACACGATCCAGCCGGTCGAGGACGCGCCGCAGGGCACCGCGGTGACCCTGCACCTCAAGCCCGAGGACACCGATGACCACCTCTACGACTACACGTCGGCGGCGAAGATCCGCGAGATCGTCAAGCGGTACTCCGACTTCATCACCTGGCCGATCCGGATGCAGGGCGAGGGCGACGAGGCCGAGACGGTCAACTCGATGAAGGCGCTGTGGGCGCGTTCGTCGAGCGAGGTCTCCGAGGACGAGTACCACGAGTTCTACAAGCACATCAGCCACGACTGGCAGGACCCGCTCGAAACGATCCGCCTGCAGGCCGAGGGCACGTTCGAGTACCAGGCGCTGCTGTTCCTGCCCTCGCGCGCGCCGATGGACCTGTTCCTGCGGGAGCGCAAGCGCGGGGTCCAGCTGTACGTCAAGCGGGTCTTCATCATGGACGACTGCGAGTCGCTGGTGCCGGAGTACCTGCGGTTCGTCAAGGGCGTCGTCGACGCGCAGGACCTCTCGCTCAACGTGTCGCGGGAGATCCTGCAGCAGGACCGGCAGATCCAGCTGATCCGCCGCCGCCTGGTGAAGAAGGTCCTCTCGACGGTCAAGACGATGATGACGGCGGACGCCGAGAAGTACGCGACGTTCTGGCGCGAGTTCGGCCGCGCGGTCAAGGAGGGCCTGCTCGACGACTTCGAGAACCGCGAGGCGATCCTCGAGATCGCGTCGTTCGCCTCGACGCACGACGCGGAGAAGCCGACTTCGCTGCGCGACTACGTCTCGCGGATGAAGGAGGGTCAGGAGCACATCTACTACATGACCGGCGAGTCGCGTTCGGCGATCGAGAACTCGCCGCACATGGAGGCGTTCCGCGCCAAGGGCTACGAGGTGCTGGTGCTGACCGACCCGATCGACGAGATGTGGGTCGACGCGGTCCCGGCCTTCGACGGCAAGCAGTTCCAGTCGATCGCCAAGGGCCAGGTCGACCTGGAGTCGGAGGAGGACAAGAAGGCCACCGAGGTCGCGCGCGAGCAGCAGAAGAAGGACTTCGAGAGCCTGCTGACGTGGATGGCGAAGGCGCTGGACGAAGACGTCAAGGAGGTCAGGCTGTCCTCCCGCCTGACGACCTCGCCGGCGTGCATCGTCGGGGACACGCACGACCTGACGCCGACGCTGGAGAAGATGTACCGCGCGATGGGCCAGGAGCTGCCGCCGATCAAGCGCATCCTGGAGCTGAACCCGGACCACGCGCTGGTGAAGGGCCTGCGCGAGGCGCACGCTTCCCGGCCGGACGACGAGGGGCTGGCGGAGACGGCGGAGCTGCTGTACGGCATGGCGCTTCTTGCTGAGGGTGGTGAGCTGGCCGACCCGTCGCGGTTCATCAAGCTGCTCGCCGGGCGGTTGGAGAAGACGCTGTGA
- a CDS encoding HNH endonuclease: MKVLVLNAGYEPLHTVSVPHAIRMLVRHVAEIHEAEDGLAYGLFPRPKIVRLLRYVVMKWRYTQPPRWSRRGVLTRDGHRCAYCGGRATTIDHVVPLSRGGARTSWLNTVAACGGTSRSCNARKADKLPAEAGMKLRFTPFVPTWDQLHRLAA; encoded by the coding sequence GTGAAGGTTCTGGTGCTCAACGCCGGCTACGAGCCGCTGCATACGGTTTCGGTGCCGCACGCCATTCGCATGCTCGTGCGGCACGTCGCCGAGATCCACGAGGCCGAAGACGGTCTCGCGTACGGGCTGTTCCCGCGCCCGAAGATCGTCCGGTTGCTCAGGTACGTCGTGATGAAGTGGCGATATACGCAGCCGCCCCGCTGGTCCCGGCGCGGCGTGCTGACCCGCGACGGCCACCGCTGCGCGTACTGCGGCGGGCGCGCCACGACGATCGACCACGTGGTCCCGCTCAGCCGCGGCGGTGCGCGGACGTCCTGGCTCAACACGGTCGCCGCGTGCGGTGGCACGTCCCGCAGCTGCAACGCGCGCAAGGCCGACAAACTGCCGGCCGAGGCCGGGATGAAGCTGCGGTTCACGCCGTTCGTCCCGACGTGGGACCAGCTGCACCGGCTCGCCGCGTGA
- a CDS encoding protein kinase domain-containing protein — protein MTDAGQLIAGRYRLAERAGQGAMGVVWRARDERLDRVVAVKQLSYDPAIGQAAGDQAALRALREARLAARLRHPHAVTVHDVVEEAGRPYLVMEYLPSRSLAGILLDREALPEGDVARLGLQIASALAAAHAEGIVHRDVTPANVLVAESGAAKIADFGISRATGEGTVTGGGFIAGTPAYLAPEVAGGGEAGFPADVYALGATLYRALEGRPPFGDDENPIALLLRIAREDPIPPRHTGPLAEVLGRLLRRDPAQRPSMAEVQELFEAVADGRALPPPRPRPRTGTRLLRVHRPRRRVVLAGAGGAVLLALGVVIGTALVPDATPVPPSATPRSVPAVVPATPADLGCAARYDVTNSWPGGYQVQVTVRNDRSAGLSGWSVRWTLPAGHHITGLWNGTFTVDGSTVTVDNAGWNAKLDAGGSTTFGFVALTGTGDAAGRPELTCRTV, from the coding sequence GTGACCGACGCAGGACAGCTGATCGCCGGGCGCTACCGGCTGGCCGAGCGGGCCGGTCAGGGCGCCATGGGCGTCGTCTGGCGGGCGCGTGACGAGCGGCTCGACCGCGTCGTCGCCGTCAAGCAGCTGAGCTACGACCCGGCCATCGGGCAGGCCGCCGGTGACCAGGCGGCCCTGCGCGCGCTGCGCGAGGCCCGGCTGGCCGCGCGGCTGCGCCATCCGCACGCCGTCACGGTGCACGACGTCGTCGAGGAGGCCGGCCGGCCGTACCTGGTGATGGAGTACCTGCCGTCGCGGAGCCTGGCCGGCATCCTGCTCGACCGCGAGGCCCTGCCCGAAGGCGACGTCGCGCGTCTCGGCCTGCAGATCGCCTCGGCGCTGGCCGCCGCGCACGCCGAGGGCATCGTGCACCGGGACGTCACGCCCGCCAACGTCCTCGTCGCCGAGTCGGGCGCCGCCAAGATCGCCGACTTCGGGATCTCCCGCGCCACCGGGGAAGGCACGGTGACCGGCGGCGGGTTCATCGCGGGCACGCCGGCCTACCTGGCCCCCGAAGTCGCCGGCGGCGGCGAAGCCGGTTTCCCGGCCGACGTCTACGCCCTCGGCGCGACCCTCTACCGCGCGCTGGAGGGCCGTCCGCCGTTCGGCGACGACGAGAACCCGATCGCGCTGCTGCTGCGGATCGCCCGGGAGGACCCGATCCCGCCGCGGCACACCGGCCCGCTCGCCGAGGTGCTGGGACGGCTCCTGCGGCGCGATCCCGCCCAGCGCCCGTCGATGGCGGAGGTCCAGGAGCTGTTCGAAGCGGTCGCCGACGGACGCGCGCTGCCGCCGCCCCGGCCCCGCCCGCGCACCGGGACCCGGCTGCTGCGCGTCCACCGCCCCCGCCGCCGGGTCGTGCTGGCCGGCGCGGGCGGAGCGGTCCTGCTCGCCTTGGGCGTGGTGATCGGGACGGCGCTCGTCCCGGACGCCACCCCGGTTCCGCCGTCCGCCACCCCGCGGTCCGTCCCGGCCGTCGTCCCGGCGACCCCGGCCGACCTGGGCTGCGCCGCCCGCTACGACGTGACGAACTCCTGGCCGGGCGGCTACCAGGTGCAGGTGACGGTCCGCAACGACCGCTCGGCCGGCCTGTCGGGGTGGAGCGTTCGCTGGACCCTCCCGGCGGGCCACCACATCACGGGCCTGTGGAACGGCACCTTCACGGTCGACGGCTCGACGGTGACCGTCGACAACGCCGGCTGGAACGCGAAGCTCGACGCGGGCGGCTCCACGACGTTCGGTTTCGTCGCGCTGACCGGCACCGGCGACGCCGCGGGGCGGCCGGAGCTGACTTGCCGGACGGTCTAG
- a CDS encoding LysR family transcriptional regulator produces MLDLRRLRVLHALAQHRTVAATAAALHLTGPAVSQHLAALEREAGVPLLEKHGRTLEFTAAGRLLVSHAEVVLDDLAAAESALAAVAENGTGTVRVAAFASAARQLLPRVWDGPVSLRLVEQEPDAALASLRRRDVDIAVVHSYSLLPRDIPPRCEERMLVEEPVLLATARPVEEPVRLADFADDPWLVPASDLSCHEMIRRACGAAGFVPSVVAESADFAVLVALAAAGAGVALVPSMAVPAGAHGAGLHRLEERVTRKVFAVTRSGLTRRPDVRLVLDRLERSAREWAS; encoded by the coding sequence ATGTTGGACCTGCGCCGGCTGCGCGTCCTGCACGCCCTCGCCCAGCACCGGACCGTGGCCGCCACGGCGGCGGCCCTGCACCTCACCGGTCCGGCCGTCTCGCAGCATCTCGCGGCGCTGGAACGCGAGGCGGGCGTTCCGCTGCTGGAAAAGCACGGCCGCACCCTGGAGTTCACGGCCGCGGGACGGCTGCTGGTCTCGCACGCGGAGGTCGTCCTCGACGACCTGGCCGCCGCGGAGTCCGCGCTGGCGGCGGTGGCCGAGAACGGGACGGGCACGGTCCGCGTGGCCGCCTTCGCCTCGGCCGCCCGGCAGCTCCTGCCGCGGGTGTGGGACGGGCCCGTGTCGCTGCGGCTGGTCGAGCAGGAGCCGGACGCGGCGCTGGCGTCGCTGCGCCGCCGGGACGTCGACATCGCGGTGGTGCACAGCTATTCGCTGCTGCCGCGTGACATCCCGCCGCGGTGCGAGGAGCGGATGCTGGTCGAGGAGCCCGTCCTGCTCGCGACGGCCCGGCCGGTCGAGGAGCCCGTGCGGCTGGCCGACTTCGCCGACGATCCGTGGCTGGTGCCCGCGTCGGATCTGTCCTGCCACGAAATGATCCGACGTGCCTGCGGGGCGGCGGGGTTCGTGCCGTCGGTGGTCGCGGAATCCGCGGATTTCGCCGTGCTGGTGGCGCTGGCGGCGGCGGGCGCGGGGGTGGCGCTGGTGCCGTCGATGGCGGTCCCGGCCGGCGCGCACGGAGCCGGCCTGCACCGGCTCGAGGAACGGGTGACCCGCAAGGTGTTCGCCGTGACGCGCTCGGGGTTGACGCGGCGGCCCGATGTCCGGCTCGTGCTCGACCGCCTGGAGCGGTCGGCTCGCGAGTGGGCGTCCTAG
- a CDS encoding DMT family transporter, translated as MKLLALAVTVVLWAAAFPAIKVGLDGYGVAGLSFARLAVASAVLLLAAPILKVRLPRARDLPHIAACGLAGMSAYQLLLNWGEVHVPAGTASLLVSVAPVFSVLLAAAFLGERLTAAKILGSVVALGGSTLIAAGNGLAYADSAWVVLAAAAVQGVYHCCTKPLLGRYTGLEVACYAMWAGTLFLLPLAPQALHGFAAAPGEATTAVIFLGVLPSAAGFVAWGYAVARHSIAVATGALYLVPAVALAVSFGWLGEVPTWVDAAGGALSIAGVVLISLSRGSGRTAAAAPAPPEPARSPAGSRRAPAP; from the coding sequence GTGAAACTCCTGGCCCTCGCCGTCACCGTCGTTCTCTGGGCGGCCGCGTTCCCCGCCATCAAGGTCGGTCTCGACGGCTACGGCGTCGCCGGGCTCTCGTTCGCCCGGCTCGCCGTGGCGTCGGCCGTGCTGCTGCTCGCCGCGCCGATCCTCAAGGTGCGGCTGCCCCGCGCGCGCGACCTCCCGCACATCGCGGCCTGCGGGCTCGCCGGGATGAGCGCGTACCAGCTCCTGCTCAACTGGGGCGAAGTGCACGTCCCGGCGGGCACCGCGAGCCTGCTCGTCTCGGTCGCGCCGGTGTTCAGCGTCCTGCTCGCCGCCGCGTTCCTCGGCGAGCGGCTGACCGCGGCCAAGATCCTCGGCAGCGTGGTGGCGCTCGGCGGCAGCACGCTCATCGCGGCCGGCAACGGCCTGGCGTACGCGGACTCGGCGTGGGTGGTCCTGGCCGCCGCCGCGGTCCAAGGCGTCTACCACTGCTGCACCAAGCCCCTGCTCGGCCGCTACACCGGCCTCGAAGTCGCCTGTTACGCGATGTGGGCCGGGACGCTGTTCCTCCTGCCGCTCGCCCCGCAGGCCCTGCACGGCTTCGCGGCCGCGCCCGGCGAGGCGACGACGGCGGTGATCTTCCTCGGGGTGCTGCCGTCGGCCGCCGGGTTCGTGGCGTGGGGCTACGCGGTCGCCCGGCACTCGATCGCCGTCGCGACCGGGGCGCTGTACCTCGTGCCCGCAGTCGCCTTGGCCGTGTCGTTCGGGTGGCTGGGCGAGGTCCCGACGTGGGTGGACGCCGCCGGCGGTGCGCTCAGCATCGCCGGCGTCGTCCTCATCTCCCTCAGCCGTGGATCCGGTCGAACGGCAGCCGCAGCACCTGCCCCGCCGGAACCGGCGCGTTCGCCAGCCGGATCGCGTCGAGCTCCGGCGCCGTGA
- a CDS encoding sialidase family protein: MRTLGRWAALVALTAGSLLAVSPAQAAPRFDQQVLFKASQDPGYHCFRIPAIVKSTHGTLLAFAEGRIDNCGDTGDIDLVLKRSTDGGRTWSPLQVVNRGGGDTHGNPVPIVDRRTGRIVLITTYNKGRDDDKGCAVPCPRTPHSQYSDDDGLTWSTPVDISAQAKLPDWDSWYASGPVHGIQLTRGRHAGRLVFGVNAETSDGTHSIENHAGLVYSDDGGRSWRVGAVDSYPHPVGGTYTQKPSEVTVAELADGSIYAGGREQGGTDIGNRDFAISRDGGETFSRSFTTIPDLVTPMVQGAALRLDRAGRGDRILFSSPSDTDRRRWMMIRSSYDGGRTWENAEQGTRVTTDWSGYSDLVQISDPHARSTEIGLLYEGGAVDARDEIRFARFDEEYLGWRDSAGPSTPDVSHHADARVLGGASVTDGRFGGGLSLDGVDDYVRVPYDPAQPPGDGDLTWTGWFRYGATKGNQVLFWLGGMGSTAPQLWLRGEPANHRLIAMMTTAAGSASITTTQAYDDQAWHHVALERTGGRLLLRVDGAQVAAGPAAAGSVSQTVSFQLQLGQRLDNQFRWTGSFDEVRFYRRALTAPELDAIRLANAPVPAGQVLRLPFDRIHG, from the coding sequence ATGAGAACACTGGGGAGATGGGCCGCCTTGGTGGCCCTGACGGCGGGCTCGCTGCTCGCCGTGAGCCCGGCGCAGGCCGCGCCGCGGTTCGACCAGCAGGTGCTGTTCAAGGCGTCACAGGATCCCGGGTACCACTGCTTCCGCATTCCGGCGATCGTCAAGTCCACTCACGGCACGCTCCTGGCCTTCGCCGAGGGCCGCATCGACAACTGCGGCGACACCGGCGACATCGACCTGGTGCTCAAGCGCTCCACCGACGGCGGCCGGACGTGGTCGCCGCTGCAGGTGGTCAACCGCGGCGGCGGGGACACGCACGGCAACCCCGTGCCGATCGTGGACCGGCGCACCGGCCGGATCGTGCTGATCACGACGTACAACAAGGGCCGCGACGACGACAAGGGCTGCGCCGTCCCGTGCCCGCGGACGCCGCACTCGCAGTACAGCGACGACGACGGCCTGACCTGGTCCACGCCGGTCGACATCAGCGCGCAGGCCAAGCTGCCGGACTGGGACTCCTGGTACGCGTCCGGCCCGGTGCACGGGATCCAGCTGACCCGCGGGCGGCACGCCGGACGGCTCGTGTTCGGCGTCAACGCCGAAACCAGCGACGGCACGCACTCGATCGAGAACCACGCCGGGCTCGTCTACAGCGACGACGGCGGGCGCAGCTGGCGCGTCGGCGCGGTGGACAGCTACCCGCACCCGGTCGGCGGGACGTACACGCAGAAGCCGTCCGAAGTGACCGTCGCCGAGCTGGCCGACGGCTCGATCTACGCCGGCGGCCGCGAGCAGGGCGGCACCGACATCGGCAACCGCGACTTCGCCATCAGCCGCGACGGCGGCGAGACGTTTTCCAGGTCCTTCACCACCATCCCCGACCTGGTGACGCCGATGGTGCAGGGAGCGGCGCTGCGCCTCGACCGGGCGGGGCGCGGCGACCGCATCCTGTTCTCCTCGCCGTCGGACACCGACCGGCGCCGCTGGATGATGATCCGCTCGTCCTACGACGGCGGCCGGACCTGGGAGAACGCCGAGCAGGGCACGCGGGTCACCACGGACTGGTCCGGGTATTCCGACCTCGTCCAGATCAGCGACCCGCACGCGCGGTCCACGGAGATCGGGCTGCTGTACGAGGGCGGTGCCGTCGACGCCCGTGACGAGATCCGTTTCGCGCGGTTCGACGAGGAGTACCTCGGCTGGCGCGATTCCGCGGGACCGTCCACACCGGACGTGTCGCACCACGCGGACGCCCGGGTCCTCGGCGGCGCTTCGGTGACGGACGGGCGTTTCGGCGGCGGTCTGTCGCTGGACGGCGTCGACGACTACGTCCGCGTGCCGTACGACCCGGCGCAGCCGCCGGGCGACGGCGACCTGACGTGGACGGGGTGGTTCCGCTACGGCGCCACGAAGGGCAACCAGGTGCTGTTCTGGCTGGGCGGCATGGGCAGCACCGCGCCTCAGCTGTGGCTGCGGGGCGAACCGGCGAACCACCGGCTGATCGCGATGATGACGACGGCGGCCGGGAGCGCGTCGATCACGACCACCCAGGCCTACGACGACCAGGCCTGGCACCACGTCGCCCTGGAACGGACCGGCGGGCGGCTGCTGCTGCGGGTGGACGGCGCCCAGGTCGCCGCCGGACCCGCGGCCGCCGGGTCGGTCAGCCAGACCGTGTCCTTCCAGCTGCAGCTCGGGCAGCGGCTGGACAACCAGTTCCGCTGGACCGGCTCGTTCGACGAGGTCCGCTTCTACCGCCGGGCGCTCACGGCGCCGGAGCTCGACGCGATCCGGCTGGCGAACGCGCCGGTTCCGGCGGGGCAGGTGCTGCGGCTGCCGTTCGACCGGATCCACGGCTGA
- a CDS encoding beta-galactosidase translates to MLRRVTPDVPITTNFVGLVQKALDWHTWTPHEDVVSLDSYPDPGDPRAHVEAAFAYDLVRSAKDRPWLLLEQAPSAVNWRPRNSPKPPGAMRLGSWQAIAQGADAVLFFQWRQTAGGAEKFHSAMVPHGGRDTRTFRETAALGRELARVPELAGTRVRADVALLHDWPSWCGLELDSHPARLDQLETHLAHYAPLFDANITCDVVHPSRDLTRYRLVVVPNLYLMEQATADNLRAYVRAGGHLVVSYFTGIVDGCDRAYLGGHPAPLRDVLGLRVDEFWPLDEPVELEFADGTPDAGTIWADWIEPEGAEAVASFVSGEPAGRPAITRHAFGDGVAWYLGTRPGLAALLGRVTAEAGVTPVLAAPPGVQAVVRHGAESAYLILLNHGTEPVTVDLPSAAPDLLTDPSRPVGAVRLAPRGVAVLKG, encoded by the coding sequence GTGCTCCGGCGGGTCACCCCGGACGTCCCGATCACGACCAACTTCGTCGGCCTGGTGCAGAAAGCGCTCGACTGGCACACGTGGACGCCGCACGAGGACGTCGTCAGCCTCGACTCCTACCCCGATCCCGGCGACCCGCGCGCCCACGTCGAGGCCGCGTTCGCCTACGACCTCGTCCGGTCCGCCAAGGACCGGCCGTGGCTGCTGCTGGAACAGGCGCCGAGCGCGGTGAACTGGCGGCCCCGCAACAGCCCGAAGCCACCGGGTGCGATGCGGCTCGGCAGCTGGCAGGCCATCGCCCAGGGTGCCGACGCCGTGCTGTTCTTCCAGTGGCGCCAGACCGCCGGCGGGGCCGAGAAGTTCCACTCGGCGATGGTCCCGCACGGCGGCCGCGACACGCGGACGTTCCGCGAGACGGCGGCGCTCGGCCGGGAGCTGGCCCGGGTGCCGGAGCTGGCCGGGACCCGGGTGCGGGCCGACGTCGCGCTGCTGCACGACTGGCCCAGCTGGTGCGGGCTGGAACTCGACTCGCACCCGGCGCGGCTGGACCAGCTGGAAACGCACCTCGCGCACTACGCCCCGCTGTTCGACGCCAACATCACCTGCGATGTCGTGCACCCGTCGCGGGACCTCACGCGCTACCGGCTCGTCGTCGTCCCGAACCTGTACCTCATGGAGCAGGCCACGGCGGACAACCTGCGGGCGTACGTCCGGGCCGGTGGCCACCTGGTCGTCTCGTACTTCACCGGCATCGTCGACGGCTGCGACCGCGCCTACCTCGGCGGGCATCCGGCGCCGCTGCGCGACGTCCTCGGCCTGCGGGTCGACGAGTTCTGGCCGCTCGACGAACCCGTCGAGCTCGAGTTCGCCGACGGCACACCGGACGCCGGGACGATCTGGGCCGACTGGATCGAGCCCGAAGGCGCCGAAGCCGTCGCGTCCTTCGTTTCGGGGGAGCCGGCGGGGCGGCCCGCGATCACCCGGCACGCCTTCGGCGACGGGGTGGCCTGGTACCTCGGCACCCGGCCCGGCCTGGCGGCGCTGCTCGGCCGCGTCACCGCCGAAGCCGGGGTGACGCCGGTGCTCGCGGCTCCGCCCGGGGTGCAGGCCGTCGTCCGCCACGGCGCGGAAAGCGCTTACCTGATCCTGCTCAACCACGGCACCGAGCCGGTCACCGTCGACCTGCCGTCCGCCGCACCGGACCTGCTGACCGACCCTTCGCGGCCGGTCGGCGCGGTCCGGCTCGCCCCGCGCGGTGTCGCCGTCCTGAAAGGATGA
- a CDS encoding dihydrodipicolinate synthase family protein, producing MKFAGIVPPLCTPFHDDFSVDTESLRRHVEVQLDAGVHGVFVLGSSSEVAFLPDAQRRVVIETTVDQVAGRVPVLAGCIDMTTLRVAEHIRVAEAAGADAVVVTAPYYTRTHVAEIDRHFRLLRERTSLPIVAYDIPVAVHTKLDGGLVLDLAADGVIAALKDSSGDEAAFRAVLLGKRDRGLDSFAVFTGSELVVDAALAMGADGAVPGLGNVDPVGYVLIHDHFKSGNLAAARREQERLLKLFSITAVAPPSRMGRGSAGLGAFKAAMKMRGFIDNAVMAPPQLPLDDEELLRIKEKLAEAGLL from the coding sequence ATGAAGTTCGCCGGCATCGTCCCGCCGCTGTGCACGCCGTTCCACGACGACTTCAGCGTGGACACCGAATCGCTGCGCCGCCACGTCGAGGTCCAGCTCGACGCCGGTGTCCACGGCGTGTTCGTCCTCGGCTCCTCCAGCGAGGTCGCCTTCCTGCCCGACGCGCAGCGCCGCGTCGTCATCGAAACGACGGTCGACCAGGTCGCCGGCCGCGTCCCGGTGCTCGCCGGCTGCATCGACATGACGACGCTGCGGGTCGCCGAGCACATCCGGGTGGCCGAAGCCGCCGGTGCCGACGCCGTCGTCGTCACCGCGCCCTACTACACGCGCACGCACGTCGCCGAGATCGACCGGCACTTCCGGCTGCTGCGCGAGCGCACGTCGCTGCCGATCGTCGCCTACGACATCCCGGTCGCCGTCCACACGAAGCTCGACGGCGGGCTGGTGCTCGACCTCGCCGCCGACGGCGTCATCGCCGCGCTCAAGGACTCCAGTGGCGACGAAGCGGCGTTCCGCGCGGTGCTGCTCGGCAAGCGTGACCGCGGCCTCGACTCCTTCGCCGTGTTCACCGGATCCGAGCTGGTGGTGGACGCGGCCCTGGCGATGGGGGCCGACGGCGCGGTCCCCGGCCTCGGCAACGTCGACCCGGTCGGGTACGTGCTCATCCACGACCACTTCAAGTCCGGCAACCTGGCCGCGGCCCGCCGCGAGCAGGAACGGCTGCTGAAACTGTTCTCGATCACGGCCGTCGCGCCGCCGAGCCGGATGGGCCGCGGCTCGGCCGGGCTCGGCGCGTTCAAGGCCGCGATGAAGATGCGCGGGTTCATCGACAACGCCGTGATGGCGCCGCCGCAGCTGCCGCTGGATGACGAGGAACTGCTGCGGATCAAAGAAAAGCTCGCCGAAGCCGGTCTGCTCTGA
- a CDS encoding oligopeptide/dipeptide ABC transporter ATP-binding protein has translation MNLLEVDGVHVVHKIRGRGLFGHRNVYALTDAHLVVHPGETIGVVGESGCGKSTLAKVIVGLQRPTAGSVRFRGKPLESGSGREVGMVFQDPATALNRRLAVARIIRDPLDVHRVGTPAERDDRVRELMSLVGLPPSVADAVPGQLSGGQRQRVAIARALALRPALLVADEPTSALDVSVRAQILNLLLDLREQLELAMVFVSHDIQTVKKMSDRIVTMYLGRIVEEAPAPELPEAARHPYTRALFSATPSLLHPVEPIVLTGPVPSATNPPSGCPFRTRCPKATGECAAELPPLSVADGGHTYRCIHPEIPTGVTA, from the coding sequence GTGAACCTGCTGGAGGTCGACGGCGTCCACGTCGTCCACAAGATCCGCGGCCGCGGCCTGTTCGGCCACCGGAACGTCTACGCGCTGACCGACGCGCACCTGGTCGTGCACCCGGGCGAGACGATCGGCGTCGTCGGCGAGTCCGGCTGCGGCAAGTCGACGCTGGCCAAGGTGATCGTCGGGCTGCAGCGGCCGACCGCGGGCAGCGTCCGCTTCCGCGGGAAACCACTGGAGTCCGGGTCGGGGCGCGAGGTCGGCATGGTGTTCCAGGACCCGGCCACGGCGCTGAACCGGCGGCTGGCGGTCGCCAGGATCATCCGCGACCCGCTGGACGTCCACCGCGTCGGCACGCCGGCCGAGCGCGACGACCGCGTCCGCGAGCTGATGAGCCTGGTCGGCCTGCCGCCGAGCGTCGCCGACGCCGTGCCCGGCCAGCTGTCCGGCGGCCAGCGCCAGCGCGTCGCCATCGCCAGGGCCCTGGCCCTGCGGCCCGCGCTGCTGGTCGCCGACGAACCCACCTCCGCCCTCGACGTCTCGGTCCGCGCCCAGATCCTCAACCTGCTGCTCGACCTGCGCGAGCAGCTGGAGCTGGCGATGGTGTTCGTCTCGCACGACATCCAGACCGTCAAGAAGATGAGCGACCGGATCGTCACGATGTACCTGGGCCGGATCGTCGAAGAGGCACCGGCTCCCGAACTCCCGGAAGCCGCCCGGCACCCGTACACGCGCGCCCTCTTCTCGGCGACGCCCAGCCTGCTGCACCCGGTGGAGCCGATCGTGCTCACCGGCCCGGTGCCGTCGGCGACCAACCCGCCCAGCGGGTGCCCGTTCCGCACCCGCTGCCCGAAGGCCACCGGCGAGTGCGCGGCCGAGCTGCCGCCGCTGTCGGTGGCCGACGGCGGCCACACCTACCGCTGCATCCATCCCGAGATCCCGACCGGAGTGACCGCCTGA